One window from the genome of Gimesia aquarii encodes:
- a CDS encoding alpha/beta hydrolase, which yields MLSIIYLTLFNAMTFSEQQPVPQKFKTIRNIPYDTTIKLGKHFKSLDLYIPASGKNHPIVIWVHGGGWKIGDKRGVNNKPQFFTEHGFILASINYRLYPQATYDQQAQDVAEAIHWVREHAKKYGGNPDQIFLMGHSAGAHLVALVSTNPAYLKRESLSLKSIKGTILLDGAGYDISERIRTAGPTAKRLYTTIFGTDEKTWKTASPITYIHEKQSIPPFLIVHVAERAESRRQSESLEKQLRSKGISSKVVSAQGKTHLTINREIGLSDDVPTQKILEFLKNVRKPSQDK from the coding sequence CATTCCCTATGACACAACAATTAAACTAGGAAAACATTTTAAGAGTCTAGATTTATATATACCAGCATCTGGAAAAAATCATCCCATTGTAATCTGGGTACATGGTGGTGGCTGGAAAATTGGTGACAAACGAGGCGTAAACAACAAACCGCAATTCTTTACCGAACATGGTTTCATTTTAGCTAGTATTAATTACCGACTTTATCCACAAGCCACATACGATCAACAGGCACAGGATGTTGCAGAAGCAATTCATTGGGTCCGAGAACACGCTAAAAAATATGGAGGTAATCCGGACCAAATTTTCCTCATGGGACATTCAGCGGGAGCACATCTGGTCGCCTTGGTTTCCACGAATCCCGCTTATCTCAAAAGAGAGTCGCTTTCGCTGAAATCAATTAAAGGAACCATTTTACTGGATGGTGCCGGTTATGATATTTCGGAACGAATCAGGACTGCTGGCCCGACTGCAAAAAGGCTCTATACAACAATATTCGGAACTGATGAGAAAACGTGGAAAACGGCGTCGCCCATCACTTATATACACGAAAAGCAATCCATTCCCCCTTTTTTAATCGTGCATGTTGCTGAAAGAGCAGAATCCAGGCGTCAGTCTGAAAGTCTGGAGAAACAGTTGAGATCAAAGGGAATTTCCTCGAAAGTGGTCTCTGCGCAAGGAAAAACTCATCTAACAATCAACCGAGAAATTGGGCTATCAGATGATGTTCCCACTCAGAAGATCTTAGAATTTTTGAAAAACGTACGAAAGCCTTCGCAAGACAAATAG
- a CDS encoding efflux RND transporter permease subunit yields the protein MASFFEKRDPWGHNLSLWVVVLMIFITPVLAGVLREIRQENNVENWLPPDDPQSKVLSWHRKSFGIEDRILVSWEGSSLTDTRAERLKTLLMGTADEKGLRHGGSPYIEEVVTPQDAIQRMVEYRIEPEEAQERLKGVLLGTGMLKIRLTEAGKKRQEQTTQELIEKAKSELGLVLSVKPAFKEWVEMVDESEEEETIKEPVDEGEEQVDFKALVASIPAHDFQVYWTRMQPDAKLTNQLKQLALSLTRPTILPEPLGASTEEKTDSTPVVQPTLIEDCFFATGTPISISIALSNPGDADHGAAVDAVKAAAFKAGIPAESLHLGGRPVAGAALNHMVKKSSWDSDYPAWQFHKRSVTLFSGLIGIALAFFMLRSLRLSCIVLLVSYFTTFVAVSIVPLTGGTMNMVLVVMPTLLTVLTLSGSIHVANYWKHAAHVNMKTAVVEAVEMARAPCMMASLTTAIGLASLITSPLSPVRDFGLYSAIGCLISLLMVLFGLPSLLQLWPAKPPKASEIDTRNWQKLGNVLSRHQMIVSLSCLVLFAVSCYGFRWFRTETKVIKYFPDSSRVIQDYLFLEENLSGITPVDTVIRFDKKAQDNLNFLERVELVRKIQGRIEEHPEISGSISLADFRPVSEALPEGASTFQKLRHAKRVNETERRVRESLESGTAKSFLYLADREVVLEQETANGARSVPVNEGDELWRITSQVAIMTDLNYGDLTRDLNQVTQSVLRDHAGTTHIVTGTIPLFLRTQEAVLESLIKSFGLAFAVIAVVMMILLRSPLAGLITMLPNLMPIGVVFGLLCWMNISIDIGTMITASVALGIAVDGTLHLLTWFKIGIEEGKTKQEAVAAALGHCGPAMWQTSAAVAISLAMLYPADLLLVSRFGILMCALVTAALVADIIFLPALLAGPLGSLIETSLKKEAAADVPLLQEGKATMPHLQHAIKRAQSEKTFET from the coding sequence ATGGCTTCGTTTTTCGAAAAACGCGATCCCTGGGGACATAATCTCTCATTATGGGTCGTAGTCTTAATGATCTTCATAACCCCTGTGCTGGCAGGAGTTTTGCGAGAGATTCGCCAAGAAAACAATGTGGAGAACTGGCTTCCACCTGATGACCCACAGTCGAAAGTTCTGTCCTGGCATCGTAAGAGTTTTGGTATAGAAGACCGTATTCTTGTTTCCTGGGAAGGAAGCTCACTCACAGATACGCGGGCAGAGCGTCTGAAAACGCTGCTGATGGGGACCGCCGACGAAAAAGGATTGCGACATGGTGGCTCCCCTTATATCGAGGAAGTGGTGACGCCACAGGACGCCATTCAGAGGATGGTTGAATACCGTATTGAGCCTGAGGAGGCGCAAGAGCGTTTGAAAGGAGTGTTACTTGGTACGGGGATGCTAAAAATCCGCTTAACCGAAGCTGGTAAGAAGCGGCAGGAGCAGACCACTCAGGAACTCATCGAAAAAGCGAAAAGCGAATTAGGTTTGGTATTGTCTGTTAAGCCCGCTTTTAAAGAGTGGGTGGAAATGGTTGATGAATCTGAGGAAGAAGAAACCATTAAAGAGCCTGTTGATGAGGGTGAAGAGCAAGTCGATTTTAAGGCATTGGTGGCTTCGATTCCTGCCCACGATTTCCAGGTCTATTGGACACGTATGCAACCTGATGCAAAACTGACGAACCAATTAAAACAGTTGGCACTTTCTTTAACACGTCCCACGATTCTACCCGAGCCGTTGGGAGCGAGTACAGAAGAGAAAACAGATTCTACTCCTGTGGTTCAACCGACTTTAATTGAAGATTGTTTTTTTGCAACTGGTACTCCGATCTCGATTTCGATTGCATTGTCGAATCCCGGCGATGCGGATCATGGTGCTGCTGTCGATGCTGTTAAAGCGGCAGCATTCAAAGCAGGTATCCCAGCAGAAAGTCTTCATCTCGGCGGCAGACCCGTTGCAGGAGCTGCTTTGAATCATATGGTTAAAAAGTCTTCTTGGGATTCAGACTACCCTGCCTGGCAATTTCACAAACGGTCTGTGACTTTGTTTTCAGGATTAATTGGAATCGCCCTCGCCTTTTTTATGTTACGGAGTCTCAGACTCTCCTGTATCGTATTGTTAGTTTCTTACTTTACTACTTTTGTGGCTGTTTCCATTGTGCCTCTGACTGGAGGAACCATGAATATGGTTCTGGTTGTCATGCCGACGTTGTTGACAGTATTGACACTTTCCGGTTCGATTCATGTTGCAAACTACTGGAAACACGCAGCGCATGTAAATATGAAAACAGCAGTAGTGGAAGCTGTCGAAATGGCTCGTGCTCCCTGTATGATGGCCAGTTTAACGACAGCCATCGGTTTGGCATCCTTGATAACCAGCCCGTTATCGCCAGTTCGTGACTTCGGCCTCTATTCCGCGATTGGTTGCCTCATCTCTTTATTAATGGTGTTATTTGGTTTGCCGTCCTTGTTACAACTATGGCCAGCGAAGCCTCCAAAGGCGTCTGAGATTGACACTCGGAACTGGCAAAAGTTAGGGAACGTGCTGTCCAGACATCAAATGATCGTTTCATTGAGTTGCCTGGTGCTTTTTGCCGTTTCCTGTTATGGCTTCAGGTGGTTCCGAACGGAAACAAAGGTGATTAAGTATTTTCCCGATTCATCTCGCGTGATTCAGGACTATTTATTCCTGGAAGAAAATCTTTCAGGGATTACGCCCGTTGATACCGTCATTCGTTTTGATAAAAAAGCACAGGATAATTTGAATTTTCTTGAACGCGTTGAACTGGTTCGAAAAATTCAAGGTCGTATTGAAGAGCATCCCGAAATCAGTGGCTCTATTTCCCTGGCTGATTTTCGGCCCGTTTCAGAGGCGTTGCCTGAAGGAGCGAGCACATTTCAAAAATTACGACATGCAAAACGTGTGAATGAAACCGAAAGACGTGTCCGCGAAAGCCTCGAGTCAGGAACTGCCAAATCGTTTCTATATCTCGCTGATCGGGAAGTAGTACTAGAGCAGGAAACCGCAAATGGTGCGAGGTCTGTGCCTGTGAACGAAGGAGACGAGCTTTGGCGCATTACATCTCAGGTCGCCATTATGACGGATTTGAATTATGGAGATCTTACGCGAGATTTAAATCAGGTCACCCAGTCTGTTTTACGAGATCATGCAGGGACCACGCATATTGTGACAGGCACGATTCCCCTGTTTCTCCGCACTCAGGAAGCAGTTCTTGAAAGCTTGATCAAAAGTTTTGGTTTGGCTTTTGCTGTGATTGCTGTCGTGATGATGATTCTATTGCGTAGTCCTCTTGCCGGACTGATTACCATGTTACCCAATCTGATGCCCATCGGCGTGGTTTTTGGATTGCTTTGCTGGATGAATATTTCGATCGATATCGGTACGATGATTACCGCATCAGTCGCGCTTGGTATTGCCGTTGATGGAACATTGCACCTACTGACATGGTTCAAAATTGGTATCGAGGAGGGAAAGACCAAGCAAGAAGCAGTGGCTGCTGCACTCGGGCACTGCGGACCGGCCATGTGGCAAACCAGCGCTGCTGTCGCGATCAGTTTGGCAATGTTGTATCCAGCTGATCTTCTGTTGGTTAGCCGTTTTGGGATCTTGATGTGTGCTCTGGTCACTGCAGCCCTGGTGGCTGATATTATCTTTTTGCCTGCACTTCTGGCTGGCCCTCTGGGTTCCTTGATTGAAACATCATTGAAAAAAGAGGCGGCTGCAGATGTTCCGCTGTTACAGGAAGGTAAAGCAACGATGCCACATTTACAGCATGCTATCAAGCGTGCACAGTCTGAGAAAACATTCGAGACTTAG
- a CDS encoding MBL fold metallo-hydrolase: MLPRREVFPHVIEINYQARQRLGCCVYLVFNDQNEWLLIDIGYEDTVSEIIEMIRQMDFPLANCKYLIATHADVDHIQGLSRAKELLPSAEVIAHPSAARLLEVGDRISTYAEISAQGISIDMPPCKVDIEVKEGDIIHLGEEINLEVWHTPGHTDGQLAFRFGELLFSGDNIYRDGCVGHIDAHHGSDIPDFINSLERIRDCDAKWLLPSHGPIFRNKKELLQATIDRLNTYLHMADFGTCAIDWPLQDEWDDELVKGFDPDTAQ, from the coding sequence ATGTTGCCCCGACGCGAAGTATTTCCACACGTCATCGAAATCAATTATCAAGCCAGACAGCGTTTAGGGTGTTGTGTTTACCTTGTGTTCAATGATCAGAATGAATGGTTGTTAATCGACATTGGGTATGAAGACACCGTGTCAGAAATCATTGAAATGATTCGACAGATGGATTTTCCGCTGGCAAATTGCAAATATCTGATTGCAACTCACGCTGACGTCGATCATATTCAGGGGCTCAGCCGTGCCAAAGAATTGTTACCCTCGGCCGAGGTCATTGCACATCCGAGTGCCGCCCGACTACTCGAAGTAGGCGATCGAATCAGTACTTACGCAGAAATTAGTGCACAAGGTATTTCGATTGATATGCCTCCGTGTAAAGTTGATATTGAAGTAAAAGAAGGGGACATTATTCACTTGGGTGAAGAGATCAATCTGGAAGTCTGGCACACACCGGGACACACAGATGGGCAATTGGCGTTTCGTTTTGGAGAGCTACTTTTCTCAGGTGACAACATCTATCGGGATGGTTGTGTTGGGCACATTGATGCCCACCATGGTTCTGATATTCCGGACTTTATTAATTCGTTAGAGCGTATTCGGGACTGTGATGCAAAATGGCTACTCCCCAGTCACGGTCCAATCTTTCGGAACAAAAAGGAACTCTTGCAAGCGACTATTGATCGTTTGAATACTTATTTGCATATGGCAGATTTCGGGACCTGCGCCATCGATTGGCCACTGCAGGACGAGTGGGACGACGAGCTCGTAAAGGGATTTGATCCTGATACCGCGCAATAA
- a CDS encoding rhamnogalacturonan acetylesterase — protein MKTAPHQILISLIMPFLCLFCSPVTAVAKEPQIQVMLIGDSTVATYSKRPEDRPDLTGWGQVFGEFFNDNVTILNRAASGRSSKSFIKEGRWKKSVAEKANYLFIQFGHNDCPGKGDRSTDPATDYQQYLRQYIDEARAANIKPILVTPVTRRRFKNGMIWTTLRPYADAMLKVGREKNVPVIDLHQKSVALFNQLGDKKSAYFSPKPEDRSHFTSKGARKIAGLVADEIPTAVPELKPYLKQPVLKTN, from the coding sequence ATGAAAACTGCTCCCCATCAAATTCTGATCTCATTGATCATGCCTTTCTTATGCCTGTTCTGTTCTCCAGTCACGGCAGTTGCAAAAGAGCCACAAATTCAGGTGATGCTCATTGGTGATTCCACGGTCGCCACTTATTCCAAACGACCTGAAGATCGTCCTGATCTCACGGGCTGGGGTCAGGTGTTCGGTGAATTTTTCAACGACAACGTAACAATCCTCAATCGGGCCGCCTCCGGTCGGAGTTCAAAAAGTTTTATCAAGGAAGGTCGCTGGAAGAAATCAGTCGCTGAAAAAGCAAACTACCTTTTCATTCAGTTTGGTCACAATGACTGCCCCGGCAAAGGAGATCGCTCCACGGATCCCGCAACCGATTACCAACAGTATTTAAGACAATATATTGATGAAGCCCGAGCAGCGAATATCAAACCTATACTCGTCACTCCCGTAACTCGCAGACGATTTAAAAATGGTATGATCTGGACCACCCTGCGTCCCTATGCGGATGCCATGCTTAAAGTCGGTCGCGAGAAAAACGTACCGGTCATCGATCTACACCAGAAAAGCGTAGCACTGTTCAATCAATTGGGAGATAAAAAAAGTGCTTACTTCAGTCCCAAGCCAGAGGATCGAAGCCACTTCACCAGTAAAGGGGCACGCAAGATTGCAGGACTTGTAGCAGATGAAATTCCCACTGCAGTTCCGGAATTGAAACCGTATCTGAAACAACCGGTACTCAAAACCAATTAA
- a CDS encoding radical SAM/SPASM domain-containing protein, translated as MLEIISPYEYSEQRAEYDMGVARMRHSQYMDYPRHVHLETLARCNASCNFCPYPNLNRKHTKMSDELIDKVLNELTELPPEMNFQISPFKVSEPFLDTRLFQTLRKINSLIPQAKITLTSNATPITEDKLEALQEIKNIGYLWISFNDHREEEYERVMALPYQRTRERLDMIHDAFTEGDVYFPVVLSRVGDGSRVDYEFGDWVSINYPLFKSSIFPRMEWMGQVEGLNVNPVPNMGCERWFELSITATGEVAHCCADGQADYPIGNANEQHVLEIYNSPEYRKLREATVSRLSVEPCNKCTFM; from the coding sequence ATGCTTGAAATTATTAGTCCTTATGAATATAGCGAACAGAGAGCAGAGTATGATATGGGTGTGGCGCGGATGCGTCATTCACAATATATGGATTACCCCCGACATGTGCATCTAGAAACGCTCGCCCGCTGTAATGCAAGCTGCAATTTTTGTCCGTATCCGAATCTGAATCGCAAGCACACAAAAATGAGTGATGAACTCATCGATAAAGTGCTGAATGAGCTTACCGAGTTGCCTCCTGAAATGAATTTCCAGATTTCGCCATTTAAAGTAAGTGAGCCATTTCTGGATACACGTTTATTTCAAACGCTGAGAAAGATCAATTCGTTGATACCCCAAGCCAAGATCACACTGACTTCCAACGCGACACCAATTACAGAAGACAAATTAGAAGCGCTTCAAGAAATTAAAAATATCGGCTATCTCTGGATTTCCTTTAATGACCATCGTGAGGAAGAGTACGAGCGCGTCATGGCCCTGCCCTATCAACGCACTCGCGAGCGACTGGATATGATTCACGATGCCTTTACCGAGGGAGATGTCTATTTTCCGGTAGTGTTGTCGCGTGTAGGCGATGGATCCCGAGTCGATTATGAGTTTGGAGATTGGGTGAGCATTAACTACCCATTATTCAAATCCAGTATTTTTCCTCGTATGGAATGGATGGGGCAGGTAGAAGGTTTGAATGTGAACCCAGTTCCAAACATGGGCTGTGAACGTTGGTTTGAACTTTCGATTACGGCAACAGGAGAAGTGGCCCATTGTTGCGCTGATGGCCAGGCAGATTATCCTATTGGAAACGCAAACGAGCAGCATGTTCTCGAAATTTATAACTCACCTGAATATCGTAAGCTTCGAGAGGCAACAGTTTCTCGATTGAGTGTTGAACCCTGCAATAAATGCACTTTCATGTAA
- a CDS encoding sialidase family protein: MKFLLSLCLALIFMYIGQTQVTAGEEQKPLTYEVDLRTASEGFDGKTCWVHARAGVILQRNNDRPLVVMTMQKLLLSGSDVFYALNEMRTADGEKWIGPIEHASLGRRRLSKTKEIAICDFTPGWHANTKTLLGTGHSVRYENNKVMHVRKRHVAYSVYDAKDHSWSEWTTMKMPDELKFENCGSGSGQRVDLKDGTILLPIYFKKKTERQYSTAVVLCDFDGKKLTYKKHGSEHTVPVKRGLYEPSVTKFQDKFYLTMRNDEKGYVSVSDDGLKYSKPVIWKFDDGRELGNYNTQQHWVTHSDGLFLVYTRRGANNDHVFRHRAPLFMAEVDPKTLRVIRKTERIIVPEKGARMGNFAVVKISPLESWVTVTEWMQPVGIEKYGSNNRVYTARIKWSHPSKPE; encoded by the coding sequence ATGAAATTCTTATTATCGCTCTGTCTCGCACTCATTTTTATGTATATCGGCCAGACTCAAGTAACAGCCGGTGAAGAACAGAAACCACTTACTTATGAGGTCGATTTGCGGACTGCCTCTGAAGGCTTTGATGGTAAGACCTGCTGGGTGCATGCTCGCGCAGGCGTGATTCTGCAACGAAATAATGATAGACCATTAGTCGTGATGACCATGCAAAAATTATTGCTCAGTGGTTCTGACGTGTTTTACGCGCTAAATGAGATGAGAACTGCCGATGGTGAGAAATGGATCGGACCGATTGAGCATGCTTCGTTGGGGAGACGCCGATTATCGAAAACGAAAGAAATTGCCATCTGCGATTTCACGCCTGGATGGCATGCTAACACAAAGACATTATTGGGAACCGGTCATTCAGTGCGCTATGAAAACAATAAAGTGATGCATGTCCGCAAAAGGCATGTTGCTTATTCCGTTTACGATGCGAAAGATCATAGCTGGTCGGAATGGACCACGATGAAAATGCCAGATGAACTCAAATTCGAAAACTGTGGCTCTGGTTCTGGCCAGCGCGTGGATCTGAAGGATGGTACGATTTTGTTACCGATTTACTTTAAGAAAAAAACAGAACGGCAATATAGCACTGCGGTTGTATTGTGTGACTTTGATGGAAAAAAACTGACCTACAAAAAACATGGTAGCGAGCACACAGTACCCGTTAAACGAGGCCTGTATGAACCCTCGGTGACAAAGTTTCAAGATAAGTTTTACCTAACCATGCGGAATGACGAGAAAGGATATGTCTCGGTCAGTGACGATGGTTTGAAGTACTCAAAACCTGTTATCTGGAAATTTGATGATGGGCGGGAACTCGGGAACTACAACACGCAACAGCACTGGGTGACACATAGCGATGGCCTGTTTCTGGTTTATACCCGACGTGGTGCGAATAACGATCATGTATTTCGTCATCGGGCACCACTGTTCATGGCAGAAGTCGATCCTAAAACCTTACGCGTCATTCGGAAGACCGAACGAATCATCGTGCCCGAAAAAGGAGCCCGCATGGGAAACTTTGCGGTTGTGAAAATCAGTCCGCTCGAATCCTGGGTGACAGTTACCGAGTGGATGCAACCTGTGGGGATCGAAAAGTATGGTAGTAATAATCGGGTTTACACCGCGCGCATTAAGTGGTCTCATCCCTCGAAACCAGAGTAG
- a CDS encoding cellulase family glycosylhydrolase, with the protein MRIFLLIALMFFVSVKPLVAAELDWIQISPDGKSFITVEEQKKFVPWGFNYDHDRDGRLLEDYWSTEWKAVEQDFAEMKQLGANVVRIHLQFGKFMSAPDQPRNAALKKLDELLKLAERTGLYLDLTGLGCYHKQDVPAWYDRLTDKERWQAQANFWEAIARQCANSPAIFCYDLMNEPVVHAGKKKGTDWLGPGFAGKHFVQRITLSPSEQPRPEIAAAWIKTLVDTIRKQDQRHLITVGMVPWSLKRPGLQSGFVPEQVSQHLDFLSVHIYPEKGKVDEALETLKGFDIGKPIVIEETFPLKSSPQEFEEFIQKSKQYADGWIGFYWGKTLDEYKQGKTIRDAIMASWLKFFQKNGPQFKSEP; encoded by the coding sequence ATGCGGATTTTTCTCTTGATCGCACTAATGTTTTTCGTGTCAGTAAAGCCTCTTGTTGCCGCCGAGTTAGATTGGATTCAGATCAGCCCGGATGGTAAATCATTCATCACTGTAGAAGAGCAAAAAAAGTTTGTCCCCTGGGGATTTAACTACGACCATGATCGAGACGGACGACTTTTAGAAGACTACTGGAGCACGGAATGGAAAGCGGTCGAACAGGACTTCGCTGAGATGAAACAACTGGGCGCAAATGTAGTGAGGATTCATCTTCAATTCGGCAAATTCATGTCAGCCCCCGATCAGCCTCGCAATGCAGCACTCAAAAAACTAGATGAGTTACTGAAACTGGCCGAGCGGACGGGCTTGTATCTCGATCTAACCGGACTGGGATGTTATCACAAACAGGATGTTCCCGCGTGGTATGATCGCTTAACCGACAAAGAACGCTGGCAAGCACAAGCGAATTTCTGGGAAGCAATCGCCAGACAATGTGCAAACAGTCCGGCGATATTTTGTTACGACTTGATGAATGAACCGGTCGTCCATGCAGGGAAGAAAAAAGGAACTGACTGGCTTGGTCCCGGGTTTGCAGGCAAGCATTTTGTGCAACGAATCACACTCAGCCCTTCAGAACAACCGCGTCCCGAAATCGCAGCCGCCTGGATTAAAACTTTAGTAGACACCATCCGAAAACAGGATCAACGGCACTTAATTACCGTAGGTATGGTTCCTTGGAGCCTGAAACGCCCCGGACTGCAGTCGGGCTTTGTTCCCGAACAGGTGAGCCAGCATCTTGATTTCCTCAGTGTGCATATTTATCCGGAAAAAGGCAAAGTCGATGAAGCCCTGGAAACGCTCAAGGGATTTGATATTGGGAAACCCATTGTCATTGAAGAAACCTTCCCTCTGAAAAGCTCACCCCAGGAATTCGAAGAGTTTATCCAGAAATCGAAGCAATACGCGGATGGCTGGATTGGTTTTTACTGGGGCAAAACACTTGATGAATATAAACAGGGAAAAACGATCCGCGATGCCATCATGGCCAGCTGGCTGAAATTCTTCCAAAAAAATGGCCCGCAATTTAAATCAGAACCATAA
- a CDS encoding isochorismatase family protein, translating to MNVLQKLAICLSLVLVSTTSLSAEDLKLQLRYQQETSKDSGRYHRLHRSESWKPQETAIIVCDVWDYHHCFNAVKRLEEFAPRLDNLLKTARDQGVTIIHAPSDCMDAYKGHPARMRAMQAPKSKVHPEGIKNWCSRIPSEERAVYPVDQSDGGEDDDPEEHAAWAKKLASLGRNPAGPWKSQSALITIDGNKDFISDKGDEVWNILNSRGINNVILTGVHTNMCVLGRPFGLRQMAKNGKNVVLVRDMTDTMYNPKSWPYVSHFTGNDLIISHIEKFICPTITSDQFLGGKSFVFKKDHRPHLVIVMAEAEYDTKKTLPEFAGKHLGKHFRVSYVFADDKDRNSIPGIEVINEADVVLFSVRRRVLPEKAMQAIRKYVKAGKPVVGIRTASHAFSLRGKKPPAGLYDWPEFDAEVFGGNYHGHLANDLKSIISINESQKQNPILTGIPDKPFQQAYSLYEVSPLAKNTTVLMTGKAKGFPVEPVAWTFKRKDGGKSFYTSLGHPGDFKNPEFVRLLANGVYWAAGLNPADVSVSEKVTLHEAPHWSVVQIPNSEKSNDTNQSRWYRCVVRVPEKWMSNQPLTLKVGEAEGTQVNAWLNGTALKKTDAGFQIVPKAVTPNDANLIVLQVTGQTKNADFRSVPQLVSATGNLSLAGRWQYRRGNNSQFANMPLPAKFGTVTDIVFKP from the coding sequence GTGAACGTTTTGCAGAAACTGGCGATTTGCCTAAGTCTGGTTTTGGTCTCAACCACCTCGCTGTCGGCTGAGGATTTGAAATTACAACTGCGTTATCAGCAGGAAACGAGCAAAGATTCGGGACGCTATCATCGTTTGCACCGTTCGGAAAGCTGGAAGCCTCAAGAAACTGCAATTATTGTCTGCGATGTCTGGGACTATCATCATTGTTTTAACGCAGTCAAACGGCTGGAAGAGTTTGCACCACGCCTTGACAATTTATTGAAAACGGCTCGCGATCAGGGCGTCACCATTATTCATGCTCCCAGCGATTGTATGGACGCTTATAAAGGGCATCCGGCACGCATGCGCGCGATGCAGGCTCCCAAGTCTAAAGTTCATCCAGAGGGTATCAAAAACTGGTGCTCGCGGATTCCCAGTGAAGAACGTGCCGTCTACCCCGTTGATCAATCTGACGGTGGAGAAGATGATGACCCCGAAGAGCATGCGGCCTGGGCGAAGAAACTGGCGTCACTGGGGCGTAATCCAGCAGGACCCTGGAAAAGTCAGTCCGCTCTGATCACGATTGACGGCAATAAAGATTTTATCAGTGACAAAGGCGATGAAGTTTGGAATATCCTTAACAGCCGCGGGATCAACAACGTCATTCTCACCGGGGTGCACACCAACATGTGCGTGCTGGGGCGTCCCTTTGGTTTACGTCAGATGGCCAAAAATGGGAAGAACGTAGTGCTTGTCCGTGACATGACTGACACCATGTATAATCCTAAAAGCTGGCCTTACGTCAGTCATTTTACGGGCAACGATTTGATTATTTCACATATTGAGAAATTTATCTGCCCTACAATTACCAGTGACCAATTTTTAGGTGGCAAATCTTTTGTATTTAAAAAAGATCATCGACCACACCTAGTCATCGTGATGGCGGAAGCCGAATATGATACGAAAAAAACGTTACCCGAGTTTGCTGGTAAACATCTGGGTAAGCACTTTCGGGTTAGTTATGTTTTTGCGGATGACAAGGATCGAAATTCGATACCTGGTATCGAAGTGATTAACGAAGCCGACGTGGTACTCTTCAGTGTTCGTCGCCGTGTGTTACCTGAAAAAGCGATGCAGGCGATTCGCAAGTACGTGAAAGCCGGGAAGCCCGTTGTCGGTATTCGCACCGCCAGTCATGCCTTTTCACTTAGAGGCAAAAAGCCACCGGCAGGATTATACGATTGGCCTGAATTTGATGCGGAAGTCTTCGGCGGAAATTATCATGGCCACCTCGCTAACGATTTGAAGTCGATCATTTCGATCAATGAGTCTCAGAAACAGAATCCGATTCTCACCGGAATCCCTGATAAACCATTCCAGCAAGCCTATTCGCTGTATGAAGTCTCTCCTCTGGCGAAAAACACAACCGTTTTAATGACGGGAAAAGCTAAAGGCTTTCCAGTCGAGCCAGTTGCCTGGACGTTCAAGCGGAAGGATGGAGGCAAATCATTTTATACTTCACTTGGACACCCGGGCGATTTTAAAAATCCTGAATTTGTGCGGTTACTGGCGAATGGTGTCTACTGGGCCGCCGGTCTGAATCCAGCTGATGTATCGGTTTCGGAAAAGGTAACACTTCATGAAGCACCGCATTGGTCAGTGGTACAGATTCCCAATTCAGAGAAGTCAAACGATACGAACCAAAGTCGCTGGTATCGATGTGTGGTTCGAGTTCCCGAAAAGTGGATGTCAAACCAACCACTGACATTGAAAGTCGGCGAGGCCGAGGGAACTCAGGTCAATGCCTGGTTGAATGGAACTGCTTTAAAGAAAACAGACGCTGGTTTTCAGATCGTCCCAAAAGCAGTGACCCCCAACGACGCAAACCTGATTGTTTTACAAGTCACAGGCCAAACTAAAAACGCAGATTTCCGTTCCGTGCCTCAACTCGTTTCGGCAACAGGCAATTTGTCGCTGGCAGGTCGCTGGCAGTACCGGAGGGGCAATAATTCCCAATTTGCCAACATGCCACTGCCCGCGAAATTTGGGACGGTGACCGATATCGTTTTCAAACCCTGA